Proteins encoded in a region of the Chelonoidis abingdonii isolate Lonesome George chromosome 2, CheloAbing_2.0, whole genome shotgun sequence genome:
- the PRR15 gene encoding proline-rich protein 15 translates to MADSTAATGSWWKALTSSRKKATEGPVAGAPPPPAEPALPPAPPGPDARENQQPNFSGSEPKFGEKPGGGGGGSSRRNLKISRSGRFKEKRKVRAPLLAESPKLFEGSAPNHPSEERQ, encoded by the coding sequence ATGGCTGACAGCACCGCGGCCACGGGCTCCTGGTGGAAAGCGCTGACCAGCAGCAGGAAAAAAGCCACAGAGGGGCCGGTGGCTGGAGCACCTCCGCCCCCGGCTGAGCCCGCCCTGCCGCCGGCGCCGCCCGGCCCAGACGCTCGGGAGAACCAGCAGCCCAACTTCAGCGGCAGCGAGCCCAAGTTCGGCGAGAAGcccggcggcggcggcggcgggagcAGCCGCAGGAACCTGAAAATCTCCCGCTCCGGCCGCTTCAAGGAGAAGCGCAAGGTGCGAGCCCCTCTGCTGGCCGAGAGCCCCAAGCTGTTCGAGGGCAGCGCGCCCAACCACCCCAGCGAGGAGAGACAATAG